A DNA window from Ancylothrix sp. D3o contains the following coding sequences:
- a CDS encoding aldose epimerase — MFAIAVNKQQYETYTLTDDSAESSLEVVPERGGIITGWQVKGKEILYLDAERFANPALSVRGGIPILFPICGNLPNNTYSYQNQQYTLKQHGFARDAAWLVSDQVTDNKASLTLVMHSNEETRAVYPFDFKLAFSYTIKGNALEIFQRYTNLSEETMPFCTGLHPYFLTPDKSQLRFEIPAVQYIDQIKQTKHPYYGHFDLTPDELDLAFPQITGLAANFTDNSRRLRVTVSYSSAYTTLVFWTIKGKDYCCIEPWSAPRNALNAGKPLIRLAPGASCETIVRLSVTFF; from the coding sequence GTGTTTGCCATCGCCGTTAATAAGCAGCAGTACGAAACCTACACTCTCACAGACGACTCCGCCGAGTCTTCTCTTGAAGTCGTTCCTGAACGGGGTGGGATAATCACCGGCTGGCAGGTTAAAGGCAAAGAAATTCTCTACCTGGATGCCGAACGCTTTGCCAACCCTGCGCTCAGCGTCCGGGGAGGAATCCCGATTTTATTTCCGATTTGCGGGAATTTGCCCAATAATACCTACAGTTATCAAAACCAGCAGTACACGCTCAAACAACACGGCTTTGCCCGCGATGCAGCTTGGCTTGTCAGTGACCAGGTAACGGATAATAAGGCTAGTCTCACTTTGGTTATGCACAGTAATGAGGAAACTCGTGCTGTTTATCCATTTGATTTTAAGCTGGCTTTTAGTTACACGATAAAGGGAAATGCCTTAGAAATTTTTCAGCGCTATACAAATTTATCTGAGGAAACGATGCCGTTTTGCACCGGCCTCCATCCCTATTTTTTGACACCAGATAAAAGTCAGTTGCGCTTTGAAATTCCAGCGGTGCAGTATATCGACCAAATTAAGCAAACCAAACATCCCTATTACGGTCATTTTGATTTGACCCCAGATGAGTTGGATTTGGCTTTTCCCCAAATTACCGGCCTGGCGGCGAATTTTACCGATAATAGCCGCCGGCTGCGGGTGACGGTTAGCTATAGCAGTGCTTATACGACTTTGGTTTTTTGGACTATCAAAGGCAAAGATTATTGCTGTATTGAACCTTGGAGCGCGCCGCGAAATGCCTTAAATGCCGGTAAACCCTTGATTCGGCTTGCTCCTGGGGCTAGTTGTGAAACCATAGTCCGGTTGAGTGTGACATTTTTTTAA